CTATGTAAACCTTGTATGGTATATAGATGCAACATTTTGGAAGGAACTTATAAAAGGAATGAACATATAGTCTAGCCTCTTTACTTTTTAGGTCGAAGGAAGTAAAATAACTTACTCAAGACGAAACACTTAGTGGCTTAGGTGGAAGTAAAATCAGACTTTCCTGGATTTACTCTTGTATTCTTTCTACAAATCCCATGTGCTTGAGTTGTTTTGTGCTTTTTaagctgaaaataaattaataatattttaatatttttgtgactatttaaaatattttcagaagtgcTTCTGTTTCCCTAATAGCTTCCCCTGCCATTTCTGCTTTCCCAATTTGTTAGTATAAGGACAGAGGGCAAGAATGAAGAGAACCAAAGGAATGATGATAATGcacaatgaagataataatagctattatttatgGGGGGTGTACTGTATTCTGGGCATTTAattatatgttaatttatttaactctgagagagttattattatcatccctgttttctagatgagaaacgaaggcacaaagaggttaaataagtaatttatgaagtggaagagccaggatttgaacctagactCCATTCTTTTAATCACTATATTATTCTGCCTCTCACTATATGCCATATTGGCACAATGAGTTTAAGGAAATAGCCGTAGTTTGTACTTTAAAATTGTAATTGGAACCTGCTTTGAAGTTGTAATTCAAATTTAgacagtctgattccagagcccacaTCGTTTTCCCAGCCGTTCATCAGACAGTTACCAGAGTCTATATTCTCATGTAAGTGTAAGTGTTGATGGACCAACTAGAGTATGGTATAGTGGCAAGATATCTGAACGGAGAGTTAGGAAGCTCGGGCCCTATCTAGGTTCTTTCACTGTGGCAATGTGTAAGCTTTTCGGACCTCTTTTTCCTCTGAGATCCCTTCTAGTTTTAGTGTTCATAAATTCTGACTTTTGACTTGACTTGAGATCCCAGGTCCCTCAACTGGAGGGTTTGGAGTAGTATTTATTCTCATTTGGATTTATTACTATCACTCTAAGGCATTCTCAAAATGATCCACAGAAAATATGCATTACAGACACCTGGAGTTCTTGTTGAAATTGCAGAGTTTTGGTTTCCAAAGCAAGTCGATTGAAATAAAATCTATGAGGGTGGGGTCTAGGAACTGGCATGTTAAGCATAACCACAGATAAATCTTAGTCaaactaaagtttgagaaccatggcCTTAAAGGGTATGCTACCATAGTCAGAGAGTGGTTAGGGTTTTGGAAAGCAAAATGGGTCAAATTTTGGTTCTCCCTTACCTCTATTGTACTTGAAGTGTCCCCTCCAGTTGATATGGTGATAAGCAAGcacaggagggaaggaaggaaaacaaaaagtggaTTTGGAAAGGGTAGGGGGATGAGGGAGGAGATGGGAATTACTGCCAAACAAGAGGAATTAAGGCAGTGTCAACATAGAACAAGAAAGGAGTTTTTAGAGAGACAAATAAGGCTATTTGGGAACTTAAAAAGAGTGtaaaaaaattccaaatctaTAGAAATATAtctgtaataaatataaaattaatgtatagAAGCAGACAAATTCAAATCGTGTATTATTATATACTAGTAATTAGTCTATAACTAGATCTGACTGTTTGCCTATTATGTACTTATTTATCGGTACATTCAATTTAGGCTGTTTGCCTGTACCACTGTTCAATCAGAAAAAGAGGAATAGACAGCCATTAACATCCAATCCACTTAAAAATGATCCAGGTATCAGTACTGCTTCTGACAGTTATGATTTCCCTCCTCTACCAACAGGTAAGAAAATAAGGTGAAAATTTTCAGGAAATAAGAAGTAGGATTATAGAAAATtaccatttctattttattataatggaaatataaagtttattttttcttctttccactaTCCAATTATAGGGATTACTTGGTTCTTTCTGAACATTCCAGTACAGTAGTTTGAGTTTCCTTGTCTACAAGGGTGTCTTAGCATTTAAATGGAGTATCTTAAATCTGGAGCCTTTGTTCTAATGAAGTAGTAACCTACAttgtaaaggttttttttttctttttcaaaacacGTATAGATATTTGTGACTTAAACATTTGGTGATAAAGAATGGAAAAACTCAAGTTCCTTCAGGAATAAGGATAAGTGTGAATGGGAACAtgggaaaaatggaagaaagtagACCTTAGGAAGGGTAGAAGCCCAGGAATTTCTAGTGCTTGGCCctagtcttttttctcttcttacataatttttgccttttttcatttattggctTTTCACTCTTTCATCCCATTGGCTTCCTTATAGCTTCAACTGGCGTGTGAACTAAATTGCTCTTGCTTGGTGTTAACATAACCTTTTAGTTCTAGTTCCCAGGGCCCATCATTGGCTGCCCTCTGTTTCTCTTGATTCAAATTCTAGAGACAGAGAGCCTCTGTTTCAGCTCATATTAAATGAGGTCACTGAAATCCTAATTTATCTTTATGGTTAGCCTCTCATATCTGAAACAATTAGCTGTGGTGGTTTGTGCTGAAAGGTCTTAATGTTTGCTTACTTTTTACTTCTCTGGAAGAAGGCATGGACAGGCAGACAGTCTGAAATATACTTGGTACATGCTGgttatatacatttacatttttgggGGACACACTTAAAAATCTTTAATAGGATTTTATGCAACTAGAATTTAAAAATCCTTGTGCAACCATAAACCTTAATCTACTTTTACATCTatagttattttgttttcttccacaTTTGAGGAATTGGAAGTATGAATTtcatattattctcatttttatggataaaaaattaaaaattcacatggATATGCATAAATGGTCATCTTCTGCCATTTAAAAAGTTCtctactatttaaaatatttttataagtagcATGAATGATAGATGATCTTGAAAAATAACAATTTGAGTTGTTCCATAGGGAAGTGTGCATCCTCCTGAAGTACTGAACTTTTCAAACTCTGACCAGGATTACTATCTGTCAGAGATATAACAAGATTCTTATATTGGGCAAGAGATAGGACTagatcagtgtttttcaaattttttttcttgatccaTTAGTAGGTTAGGAGATAAccaaccttttaaaaaaagaaatagaagagaataaaatagaaaagaatagaatagaatagaaagtgtCAGTATATCATATAGTAAGAATAAGAATTGATAGTAAAATTGTTATATTCCCTCTCAAACACAAACGTGtgtgcatacacatgcacaccaTGCCTGTATATATTCCGGGTTTCGATGTATTTCTTGCTGTGGGTTGGGATTAAGAAACATTGATTACACTGAATTTATGTTACGAGATACAAGGTGCTATACTAGGATTGACTGTGGAAGAGATACAGATTAAACTATTACCTTGCTTAGAATGCAATGGGAAAGAAAGACatctaaaaaattaataaggcaGCCTATGACAAATTCCACAACAAAGTACTATTGAAGAACATGTCCATATATTCAAATCCTTTTCTCCTTCAAACTTTCAACTGCCTCCCCccacatattaaataaatatgaaagaatCATTTCAAAAAATGCTCCCTATCTTACTCTTACCTATATTACTTGTATCTTTTGAGATTGGGCCTGGGAAGCTATGAATCCGGAGCTGCCTCCTTTAACGAAAACAGTGAACACAGGGtatgtagaaaaatatatatcaatgaaTGTATGTGTCTGTTACAGACTGATGTTATtcttctatatatattttatatttttatatttctcaatCGGGGAACAAATTATTAATAGTTAATAAGACATATTTCCTTGAAAGGCAAATACCACATTCAGTTTCTCATCCCCTGAGAAGTCAAGATTCTGTGTCTAAATCTATTCAATTAAATGCTGAAAGAAGCAAGAGTGGTTGGAGGTGAGTCTacttaagatttttcttattctattcattcttctccttcccatctcctcctttactcccttccctcctcctctatatattcttcctttcttaaaCAGAATTATATTTAGGAAATTTATATACTTAATAACTAACTGTAGTGATATTAGCTGTGTTTTATAAAAGAAGAGAACATGCCATATACAACTTTAAAAATAGGCAGATTTGGCAGTGATTATATTTCCAAAGAATATTatgttataatataatattatgttataaTGAAATTTCTGTAAATATCACCATGAATTTATGATTTTGCTGTGGATTATTAATGATCTAATTGACAATAGGTAAAGAGTCAAGAATAACTGTATCTAAATGTCAGATATATatactaccaactgtaaaatagatagctagtaggaagcagccgcatagcacacggagatcagctcggtgctttgtgaccacctagaggggtgggatagggagggtgggagggagatacaagagggaggagatatggggatatatgtatatgtatagctgattcactttgttataaagcagaaactaaccattgtaaagcaattacactccaataaatatgttaaaaaaataaatgaaaaaaaaatgtcggatatatttaagatatatttGAGAACCAAATAGAATGCTCAGCCTTACCCCAGTAAGATAATCAGCTCCAAGGTAAATAGGATGgaataagaaagaaagacagagaatgaAATCATAAGCATATGGTAAGATGGtgagggtagggcttccctggtggcacagtggttaagagtccgcctgtcaatgcaggagatgcgggttcgagccctggcccgggaggatcccacatgccacggagcaactaagcccatgtgccacaactactgagcctgcgctcaggagcccgcgagccactgaagccctcgcgcccagagcctgtgctccgcaacaagagaagccacaacagtgagaggcccacacatggcaatgaagagtagcccccactcgccacaactagagaaagcccgcgcacagcaatgaagacccaacgcagccaaaaataaataaataaataaatttattaaaaaaaaaaaaaagatggtgaggGTACTTCTGGGTCATTGCCAGAAATATCTAAGTTTAATGtctaaataatatgaaaaaaatgaatagatagATAAAGGACATGGATTATTTTTTTAGGTTGGACTTTAGTATTTTTGGGTAAGTGGCAAACTACTGAAAGATAATTTTGGAAACACATTATTGGAAAACAACACCAACCCCAGATCATATATCAGTCATTGGCTAGtgctttgttgttattttaatgatccttacaacaaccctgtgaagttaACATCACCTTCACTTTTAGTAGATGAAgataccatatttttttaaaagggggaaacTTTTAATAAAGTGGTTAATACaacaaaacagtatttttatttttaaaaatttagtattGTTTTTATTACTCATGCTAGTTTCCTCAGGACCAGTCAGTTCTTTCTTCAGTACCGCTGCTTCAAACTAGGCCTATTCAGTGGTTTGAGATGGTCCTCGGAGGCATAGTTCCAGCGGCAAGTGCTAGGATAAAATGCATTCTGATAGACATTAGAGAATTAGGTAACGGATTGTAATCTGGATAGGCAGCCAGTATTGGATATTCcaatttgaaataataaatgatCTGTCAGACAGTTGGAATATAACAACAGAAAATCCAGGAGCAGAAGACATTTGAAAACCCAAGTAGGCAGTTGGTAATCTGTTGAAGATCTTTTAACTGGTTCTATGCTTAGGTTTAGAATCTAGGCTAAcattgccagatttagcaaataaaaatataggatgcccagtaaaatttgaatttcaggtaatggacaaataattttttagtgtatgTCACATGTAATATTTGGGACATAATTACACTAAAagtttgttatttatttgaaattcagatttaactgggcatcctgtattttacctGATAACCCTTGTCTAGAATCTCTTGAAACATGGAATTTGCAAGAGCAATATAGACTTCTATTCTTATAGGTATTAAGCTATTGGACTAGTTGTCAAGATAGGTTTAATTTACCAGAATTAGTATACTAGACAATAAGCAAGGGTGAACTGATGTTAACATCTTCGAGCTTTTATACTAAAGCTCCTACAATTAAATAATTGGTCTTTGAGAAATTGGGATTGCACTTGATGGTTAAGAAATCTCAGTTGAGGAGAGGTGAAGACTTTAGAAACTGGAAATTGGGCACAACCTGGCAAATAGGTTTAGATAGATCAAtaaattggttttttaaaatttatttattttatttatttatttttggctgcattgggtctttgttgctgtgcgtgggctttgtctagttgcggggagcgggggctactcttggttgcggtgtgcaggcttttcattgcggtggcttctcttgttgcggagcacaggctctaggcacacagacttcagtagttgtggtgtgtggactcagtagttgtggcactcaggctctagattgcaggctcagtagttgtggtgcatgggcttagttgctccacggcgtgtgggatcttcccagaccagggcttgaatccgtgtcccctgcattggcaggcatattcttaaccactgcaccaccaggaaagctcaataaattgtttttaaggaaagataaagtattcttttttttctataatagcCTACTgttcttattataaaaataatatcattctagaaaaaaaagtaaatggaagaAAGTTATTCATAGTCACACTGATCCAGAGATAGccattaatcaattaattaatttttaaacagaaatatcaAGGCATTTCCCCAGGCTAGGAGCACCTCCTGAACAAAAACATTGGAGAAAGTTGCAGATGCGTTGTTACCAATAAGGAGTTGTAAAGCTAAAAGAAACTTTCCTaaactatgaaaataaaagtaatttccaCAGCCATGAGGAAGGAGAAAACTATGTTTCTGTTCTCTCTGTTGAATATAAAATTGTTGCTATATGAAGAGGTGATTAATGTAGGAAAAAATTTTATAGAGGTGTATTAGGCAATTACTTAATAAGTTTTTCCTGGATATTGTGATGTTTGTGGTATTTatcaacttaaaaattttttaaattatttgtggtgatttcttttctcattattttcataCTGAATTTTGTACCTAATTTACTTACGAAAGCTCCCTAAATTATACAAGCTTCGGGTCCCATATAATCTGGTCTAGGGAACCTAGactttttcttgaattattttcccTAACAAGGTATGGGTTGCATTGTTTGCCCTCTTGTGGtatttttaggaaaattattCAGAAATAAGCATTTGTGACTTAGACTAGTTTTTCCCTGTGGAACTCTTAACTAGCCTGCTCAGAAATTATACTTTTGATTTTGGCCTCATTAACATCATGTTCTGATGAACTGGTACGGCTCACTTAGGTTAATGTAGCTAGTAAAATGCTAAAACATTCATAAGTAGGGTTTTTAAGCTACACAGTAAAAGTACAAAATTTCTAATCAAACAGCTATCTACCCTGTCTATAtctattttccttgtgatttaaAATCACTGATGAGCAATagtttaacttttgaaaattttactttgtagaaaatttaaaaataaatgtataaaaaaggaagcagggagttccctggtggtccggtgattaggactcggtgctttcactgctgtggcccctggggattcataaccactgtcaTATGAAGGCTTGTATAATTTAGAAATATACTCTATGGCACTGAACTTTGAGTTGGGAGACTAGGATTCTCTGGGTTTTAGATTGTCAGTAACTTGctatatgactttgggcaagttacttcctcctcaagactcagtttcctcaccaagATAGGTATAATATATTGTAGGGTTGTTGTGATGATGTATTTGGAATTTCTAACTGGTCAGTAATTACAAAGTAGTTTATAAACCACAAATTACCATGTAAATGCaaattttcattaataattttctttcacttaagaaaaagtatatagaaacaaaattaatactaatttaaaaaacaaaactatttcagCTACAGAGATGGCAACAAAAATACCACTTTAAAAACTTGGGATAGAAATGATTTTAAGCCTCAGTGCAAAAGAACAAATCTAATGACAAATCATGGAATAAATTCATGTCCAGTGAATTTGGGAGCTCAACAACGGAAACAATTAAGAGTATCTGAATCTACTAACTTATCTCACCAAAGAGAAACACATTCATCAAAAATATCTGGCTCCACAATGGGAAGTCTAGACAAAAACGGTGCATTACAGGCATTTAAGCCCAATTTTCAACAAaatcaatttaagaaaaaaatggatggttttccagaagaaaacaccCTCAAGgtaaacttttaaatattatttgcatttttgtatttacattaaaaaaatgagataagtATTTAGAAAATTACAGAGATAAGAGCATTTGAAATCACTCCCCTGGTATACATTACTTGATTAGCACAAATACCCAGTTCTGTTGGAGTAGGTATATGTTAGtgtccaaaatattttcttagaggTTGTGAATGGCTGCTGCTTTTCAGAGTTGCTTTAGAATTTCCTACCAGGTTCTGAATTTCACTGTTTGCTAATTATTGAGATGATGATAGTTTATCCATTGCTTGCAAAAATTCTTGAAGTTCTTCAtatgtcactcttttttttttttttttaataggggtcagcaaactttttctgtaaagggttagacagtaaatattttcggCTTTATGGGCCATATTGTCTCTCTTACAAGTACTCAACTAtaccactcaactctgctgttgtaccttaaaagcagccatagataattcATAAATTAATTGGTGTGGCTGAGTTCCAATGAAAATTTACCCAAAAAACACAGCAGAGTAGATTTGGCCTGCAGGCCGTAGTTTGCTAACTTCTGCTCTGTAATCTGGTCTTATTTACTTTTACAGCTTCGTATTCCATATTTCACTAATTCTTCAATGCTCCAGCCATTTCAGACTCTTCACAATTCTCTAAACGCACTCTAATATGACTCTGCTTTGGTTTATATTTTTCCCCATACCTGTGCCTCAGCCTTAtttcctctctccacctctcaCTCTAGTCATTCTTTGTAAATGTCTTTCATATATGTGCTGGCTGTTTGCTATCTTCCCTTGCTCGCCACCTGGTCTAATAGATTCTTTATCCTCTGCCCTTGTCTGTGTTCTGGAAGGCTAAATGGTCCTACATAGTGCATCATTCTGGGATCCATTAGCTGGCTTCTGTTAGGAGTCAGCCAGTGGGAGTGGAAGTCCCAGGCAGGACATCAAAGGGTAGAGAGAGAGGTTGGGTTTTCCCATTCCCCCCCTGCTTAAATGTTGTGTCTCAGGTGGTAGCTGTGTCCCTGCATGATATAGCCCCTCCGTAAGTCCAGATTTCACAGGCTTGGTAATTTTATTTCCTCCTCTTGTCCTTTCAGCCTAGGAGTGGTAGAAGTTTCTTACTGTTGT
This Balaenoptera acutorostrata chromosome 20, mBalAcu1.1, whole genome shotgun sequence DNA region includes the following protein-coding sequences:
- the SPATA22 gene encoding spermatogenesis-associated protein 22, translating into MKRNINENSTRNTAGCLPVPLFNQKKRNRQPLTSNPLKNDPGISTASDSYDFPPLPTDWAWEAMNPELPPLTKTVNTGQIPHSVSHPLRSQDSVSKSIQLNAERSKSGWSYRDGNKNTTLKTWDRNDFKPQCKRTNLMTNHGINSCPVNLGAQQRKQLRVSESTNLSHQRETHSSKISGSTMGSLDKNGALQAFKPNFQQNQFKKKMDGFPEENTLKEASLYQLKLKEKGNSLRIISAVIESMKYWCEHAQKTVLLFEILAVLDSAVTPGPYCSKTFLLRDGKNTLPCVFYEIDRELPRLIRGRVHRCVGNYDQKKNIFKCVSVRPASVSEQKTFQAFVKIVDAEMRYYTNAMNEI